The Nocardia arthritidis genome has a window encoding:
- a CDS encoding GNAT family N-acetyltransferase yields the protein MTIELRQATLGDLGTICRLRVQRTAWLTARGSDQWTVAGRGKPIEIFARAVGRSLDAGETWIAEVDGEPAGTITVNDRADPGLWSPWELADAVIVHYMIVDLRFAGQRIGHRLLAKAGALAFEQGRSWVRLDAWTTNTELHEYYRRAGFQLVRIAGPVATGPSCALFERCTDSWDFEAALAGREHRPGSAPPVFTTVGDGLSAPFPVPGYGR from the coding sequence ATGACTATCGAGCTCCGCCAGGCGACGCTCGGCGATCTTGGAACGATCTGCCGACTACGGGTGCAGCGCACCGCCTGGCTCACCGCACGCGGTTCGGACCAGTGGACGGTCGCCGGCCGCGGTAAGCCGATCGAAATCTTCGCCAGGGCCGTCGGCCGTTCCCTCGACGCGGGCGAAACCTGGATCGCCGAGGTGGACGGCGAACCCGCGGGCACCATCACGGTGAACGACCGCGCCGATCCCGGGCTTTGGTCGCCGTGGGAGCTGGCCGACGCGGTGATCGTGCACTACATGATCGTCGACCTGCGCTTCGCCGGGCAGCGCATCGGCCACCGGCTGCTGGCGAAGGCGGGCGCGCTCGCCTTCGAGCAGGGACGGTCATGGGTGCGGCTGGATGCCTGGACCACCAACACCGAGCTACACGAGTACTACCGGCGGGCCGGATTCCAGCTGGTGCGCATAGCGGGTCCGGTGGCCACCGGACCATCCTGCGCGCTATTCGAAAGATGTACCGACAGTTGGGATTTCGAGGCCGCGCTGGCGGGGCGGGAGCACCGCCCCGGCAGCGCGCCGCCGGTGTTCACAACGGTGGGAGATGGGCTATCTGCACCATTTCCTGTCCCCGGGTACGGGAGATGA
- a CDS encoding GntR family transcriptional regulator: MPEGPTYHRIAYLLREEIRAGKWQPGDRLPSHTELAEQMQVSITTARNAIQLLVTENLVYTATSRGTIVRNQEVLESVVTDPIRPDRPLSAHDIFEELARGAHREPAKEFSAKMLPATAEVALWLGVPEDSWVLARTVVQLLDHEPWSWEVSFYPRDLAEATGIDSPHDIPEGTTRRLAERGHAETAHRDTLVARPATAEEAAVLGVAAGTILLDHLRIGANHERVTRATRHRSVASRNRIAYELGDAEGAAIIKKTLGTSYGPGISLP; this comes from the coding sequence ATGCCGGAGGGTCCGACTTATCACCGGATCGCGTATCTCCTCCGTGAGGAGATACGCGCTGGCAAATGGCAGCCGGGCGACCGACTTCCCAGCCACACCGAACTGGCCGAACAAATGCAGGTGTCGATCACCACCGCTCGCAACGCAATTCAGCTGCTGGTCACCGAAAACCTGGTCTATACGGCAACTTCCCGGGGCACCATTGTCCGCAATCAGGAAGTGCTGGAATCCGTTGTCACCGACCCGATCAGACCCGATCGCCCGCTATCCGCGCACGACATTTTCGAGGAACTGGCCAGGGGCGCGCATCGCGAACCGGCGAAGGAGTTCAGCGCCAAAATGTTGCCCGCCACCGCCGAGGTGGCGCTGTGGCTCGGCGTGCCGGAGGACTCGTGGGTGCTGGCCCGCACCGTGGTGCAACTACTAGATCACGAGCCATGGTCCTGGGAGGTGAGCTTCTATCCGAGAGATCTGGCCGAGGCCACCGGAATCGACTCCCCACACGACATTCCGGAGGGCACGACCCGGCGGCTGGCCGAGCGCGGTCATGCCGAGACCGCGCACCGCGACACGCTGGTCGCCCGCCCCGCGACGGCGGAGGAGGCGGCCGTGCTGGGCGTGGCCGCGGGCACAATCCTGTTGGACCACTTGCGAATCGGCGCCAACCACGAGCGGGTGACCCGGGCGACCAGACACCGGTCGGTCGCCAGTCGCAACCGGATCGCCTACGAGTTGGGCGATGCCGAGGGTGCCGCCATAATCAAGAAGACTCTCGGCACTTCGTATGGGCCAGGTATCTCACTGCCATGA
- a CDS encoding DUF4254 domain-containing protein, whose translation MDTDPTAIVEIERRRIELVMAIDDWVARTVPRHRLGATLHTETVGAVIDRLAESSVRAHHALMTLDAHDDRLHGAWHHLAELADAYDDLVRDVLAGRRRLPEW comes from the coding sequence GTGGACACCGATCCCACGGCGATCGTCGAAATCGAGCGTCGCAGAATCGAATTGGTGATGGCGATCGATGATTGGGTGGCGCGCACCGTACCGCGGCATCGCCTCGGTGCGACCCTGCATACCGAGACCGTCGGCGCGGTGATCGACCGCCTGGCCGAGTCGTCGGTGCGCGCGCACCACGCGTTGATGACGTTGGACGCCCACGACGACCGCCTACATGGGGCATGGCATCACCTCGCCGAATTGGCCGACGCCTACGACGATTTGGTGCGCGACGTGCTCGCCGGCCGTCGCCGCCTACCCGAGTGGTGA
- a CDS encoding AAA family ATPase — MSGGDQPGPHGPVSQGTPTGYVPGSDQSSPHGPSNQGAPTGYAPGSDQPGPHGPGNQGAPTGYVPGSDQPGPHGPSNQGAPTGYAPGSDQPGPHGPGSQGAPTGYAPTSDQAGPVGQAPGGGQPGGHYAPGETSGAAAGYGPTPPYAPGPDQQGQYGPHVQSVPGLGPATGGFRAGQYPQGPQYQQGPPPSLDDVPMRRATKAPGSGWRKAVHHASRGAINPGMSAEERRLQELVARIRQPVRGDYRIAVLSLKGGVGKTTTTMGLGSTFASIRGDRVIAVDANPDFGTLSQRVPLQTRSTVRDLLLDPAIQRYSDVRRHTSQSTSRLEVLASERDPAASEAFSEEEYRAVARILQRFYNIILTDCGTGLMHSAMSGVLDLAHSLVLISSPAIDGARSAAATLDWLSLHGHDHLVRNAVVVINSPRAGSPNVGIQQLREYFLSRCRAVHIIPFDPHMSEGAEIDLHRLNKTTKRAYVELAATVADDFATDHRRNWS; from the coding sequence GTGTCTGGCGGCGACCAACCGGGCCCGCACGGGCCAGTAAGCCAAGGCACGCCAACCGGATACGTGCCCGGCAGCGACCAATCGAGCCCGCACGGACCGAGCAACCAAGGTGCACCAACCGGATACGCGCCAGGCAGCGACCAACCAGGCCCGCACGGACCCGGCAACCAAGGCGCGCCAACCGGATACGTGCCCGGCAGCGACCAACCGGGCCCGCACGGACCGAGTAACCAAGGTGCACCAACCGGATACGCGCCAGGCAGCGACCAACCAGGCCCGCACGGGCCAGGGAGCCAAGGCGCGCCGACCGGATACGCACCGACCAGCGACCAAGCTGGGCCGGTCGGTCAGGCGCCGGGCGGCGGTCAGCCGGGTGGCCATTACGCGCCGGGCGAAACTTCTGGTGCGGCAGCGGGTTACGGGCCCACGCCGCCGTATGCGCCTGGCCCTGATCAGCAGGGGCAGTACGGGCCGCACGTGCAGAGCGTGCCCGGGCTCGGCCCGGCGACGGGCGGGTTCCGGGCGGGGCAGTATCCGCAGGGGCCGCAGTATCAGCAGGGGCCGCCGCCGTCGTTGGACGATGTGCCGATGCGGCGCGCGACCAAGGCGCCGGGTTCCGGCTGGCGCAAGGCGGTGCATCACGCCTCTCGCGGTGCGATCAACCCCGGCATGTCGGCCGAGGAACGGCGCTTGCAGGAGTTGGTGGCGCGGATCCGGCAACCGGTGCGCGGCGATTACCGGATCGCGGTGCTCTCGTTGAAGGGCGGCGTCGGCAAGACCACGACCACCATGGGTCTCGGCTCCACCTTCGCCTCGATCCGCGGTGACCGGGTGATCGCCGTCGACGCCAACCCGGACTTCGGCACGCTGTCGCAGCGGGTGCCGCTGCAGACCCGCTCCACGGTGCGGGATCTGCTGCTCGACCCGGCCATCCAGCGCTACTCGGACGTGCGCAGGCACACCTCGCAGTCGACCAGTCGGCTGGAAGTGCTTGCCAGCGAACGGGATCCGGCGGCGTCGGAGGCGTTCAGCGAGGAGGAGTACCGGGCCGTCGCGCGGATCCTGCAGCGGTTCTACAACATCATCCTCACCGACTGCGGCACCGGCCTCATGCATTCGGCGATGTCGGGCGTGCTCGATCTGGCGCATTCGCTGGTATTGATCTCCTCCCCCGCCATCGATGGCGCGCGCAGCGCCGCGGCCACCCTGGATTGGCTGTCGCTGCACGGGCACGACCATTTGGTGCGAAATGCGGTGGTGGTGATCAATTCGCCGCGAGCCGGATCACCGAATGTCGGAATTCAACAATTGCGCGAATATTTCCTGTCGCGTTGCCGCGCGGTGCATATCATCCCGTTCGATCCGCATATGTCGGAGGGCGCGGAGATCGATCTGCACAGGTTGAACAAGACGACAAAGCGGGCATATGTCGAGTTGGCCGCGACGGTCGCGGATGATTTCGCGACCGATCACCGTCGCAATTGGAGCTGA